One segment of Gammaproteobacteria bacterium DNA contains the following:
- the ileS gene encoding isoleucine--tRNA ligase: MADYKDTLNLPQTAFPMKADLARREPDLLRYWRELDLYPRQRVEFAGRPKFVLHDGPPYANGVIHIGHAVNKVLKDIIVKSRTLSGFDAPYVPGWDCHGLPIEQVVEKKLGKVGVKVDAHQFRDACRAFAAEQVASQSADFQRLGILGDWANPYLTMDFRAEADIVRSLARIIANGHLYRGSKPVYWCIDCGSSLAEAEVEYEDRESQAIDVRFPVANSEALLARLRHVEGHTGQGPLSVVIWTTTPWTLPANQAVALNPGLEYVVVQVETDQGRERLVVAEALLQDSLARWRIDDYLVLAHGLGNDLEGLALRHPFYDREVPVILGDHVTTEAGTGAVHTAPAHGQEDYVVGSRYGLPVENPVGPDGKFLADTPLFAGLHVFAANERVIDALKAHGMLLRVAGLKHSYPHCWRHKTPVIFRATSQWFIGMDQHGLRARALEEIKKVRFTPDWGEARLQGMVANRPDWCVSRQRYWGVPMTLFTHKKTGELHPRTQELMEQVAQRIEQGGIDAWFGLDPVDLLGEEAAEYDKAPDTLDVWFDSGTTHLSVLERRSELHFPAELYLEGSDQHRGWFQSSLLASTAMRGVAPYKGLLTHGFTVDAQGRKMSKSLGNVVAPQKVVNSLGADVLRLWVAATDYRAEMGVSDEILKRTADSYRRMRNTARFLLANLNGFDPVQHQVPPEQMLALDRWAVDRTRRLQEEILEAYDQYVFHLIYQKIHNFCSVDMGSLYLDIIKDRQYTTGRDSIARRSAQTAMHHILEAMTRWLAPILSFTAEEIWRNLPGEHGPSVFLATWYEGLFAVDDAESLNAACWERLITVREAVSKKLEQARVAGDIGSSLDAEVDVYCDGELAADLGRLADELRFFLITSYARVRPLTEAPADAETLSVNGQSLVVQVTASAYDKCVRCWHHRKDVGQNAEHPELCGRCVENAFGIGEDRRFA, from the coding sequence GTGGCCGATTATAAAGACACTCTCAACCTGCCCCAGACCGCCTTTCCCATGAAGGCTGACCTTGCCAGACGCGAGCCGGATTTGCTGCGTTATTGGCGGGAGCTGGATTTGTACCCTCGTCAGCGTGTTGAATTTGCGGGCCGGCCTAAATTCGTGCTGCACGATGGCCCGCCCTACGCCAACGGGGTGATTCATATCGGCCACGCTGTCAACAAGGTGCTTAAGGACATCATTGTTAAATCCAGGACGCTGAGCGGCTTTGACGCGCCCTACGTGCCGGGCTGGGATTGCCATGGACTGCCGATTGAGCAGGTGGTGGAAAAGAAACTGGGCAAAGTGGGCGTTAAAGTGGACGCTCATCAGTTCCGCGACGCCTGCCGGGCGTTCGCCGCTGAGCAGGTGGCCAGCCAGAGCGCGGATTTCCAGCGCTTAGGCATCCTCGGCGACTGGGCGAATCCCTATCTGACCATGGATTTCCGCGCTGAAGCCGACATCGTGCGCTCGCTGGCGCGTATTATCGCTAACGGCCATCTCTATCGCGGCTCGAAGCCGGTGTATTGGTGCATTGACTGTGGTTCATCGCTGGCGGAAGCCGAGGTTGAATATGAAGACCGCGAGTCGCAAGCGATTGACGTGCGCTTTCCGGTAGCGAACTCTGAAGCGCTACTGGCGCGGCTGCGGCATGTCGAGGGCCACACCGGTCAGGGACCTTTATCAGTAGTGATCTGGACGACGACGCCGTGGACCTTGCCGGCAAATCAGGCGGTGGCGCTCAATCCGGGGCTGGAATATGTGGTGGTTCAGGTCGAGACTGACCAGGGTCGAGAACGGTTGGTGGTTGCGGAGGCGCTATTGCAAGACTCACTGGCGCGCTGGAGGATCGACGATTATCTGGTATTGGCGCATGGCCTGGGCAACGATCTGGAAGGGCTGGCCTTGCGCCATCCGTTCTATGACCGGGAAGTTCCGGTGATTCTTGGCGATCATGTCACCACGGAAGCCGGCACGGGCGCAGTGCATACCGCCCCGGCCCATGGTCAGGAGGACTATGTGGTCGGGTCCCGCTACGGATTGCCGGTGGAGAATCCCGTCGGCCCGGATGGCAAGTTTTTGGCTGATACCCCACTGTTCGCCGGGCTGCATGTCTTCGCCGCCAACGAACGGGTGATCGACGCGCTCAAAGCGCACGGCATGTTGTTGCGCGTGGCTGGGTTGAAGCACAGTTATCCACATTGCTGGCGGCATAAGACCCCAGTCATTTTCCGCGCTACGTCGCAATGGTTCATCGGCATGGATCAACACGGACTGCGCGCCCGCGCCCTGGAAGAGATCAAAAAAGTTCGTTTCACTCCGGACTGGGGCGAGGCGCGACTGCAGGGCATGGTCGCTAACCGTCCGGACTGGTGCGTCTCCCGCCAGCGCTATTGGGGCGTACCGATGACCTTGTTCACTCATAAAAAAACTGGGGAGTTACATCCGCGCACCCAGGAACTGATGGAGCAGGTCGCGCAACGTATTGAACAGGGCGGCATCGACGCCTGGTTCGGGCTGGACCCGGTGGATTTACTGGGCGAAGAAGCGGCGGAGTATGACAAGGCGCCGGATACGTTGGATGTGTGGTTCGACTCCGGCACGACCCATCTTTCGGTGCTGGAGCGGCGTTCCGAACTGCATTTTCCGGCGGAACTGTACCTGGAAGGCTCGGATCAGCATCGCGGTTGGTTTCAGTCCTCGCTGCTGGCGTCAACCGCCATGCGCGGAGTTGCGCCCTATAAAGGGTTATTAACGCATGGTTTCACCGTCGATGCCCAGGGCCGCAAGATGTCCAAGTCGCTGGGCAATGTGGTCGCGCCGCAGAAAGTGGTCAATTCGCTGGGTGCTGACGTGTTGCGCCTGTGGGTGGCGGCGACGGATTATCGCGCTGAAATGGGCGTTTCTGACGAAATTCTCAAGCGCACCGCAGACTCCTATCGGCGGATGCGCAACACCGCCCGGTTTCTGCTGGCGAATTTGAACGGCTTCGATCCGGTGCAGCATCAAGTGCCTCCGGAACAGATGCTGGCGCTGGATCGCTGGGCGGTGGATCGCACCCGGCGCTTGCAGGAGGAGATTCTGGAGGCTTACGATCAGTATGTTTTCCATCTGATTTATCAGAAAATTCATAACTTCTGCTCGGTAGACATGGGCAGTTTGTACCTGGACATCATCAAGGATCGCCAGTACACCACCGGTCGCGACAGCATCGCCCGGCGTTCAGCGCAGACCGCCATGCACCATATTCTGGAAGCGATGACCCGCTGGCTGGCGCCGATTCTCAGCTTCACCGCTGAGGAAATCTGGCGGAACCTACCCGGCGAACACGGTCCTTCGGTGTTCCTGGCGACCTGGTATGAAGGCTTGTTCGCCGTGGATGACGCAGAGTCGTTGAACGCCGCCTGCTGGGAGCGCCTGATCACCGTGCGCGAGGCCGTGAGCAAGAAGCTGGAGCAGGCGCGGGTCGCGGGTGATATTGGCTCGTCGCTGGACGCCGAGGTGGATGTGTACTGTGATGGCGAACTGGCGGCGGATCTGGGACGGCTGGCCGATGAGTTGCGGTTCTTTTTGATCACATCCTACGCCCGCGTTCGTCCCTTGACCGAAGCGCCGGCAGACGCTGAAACGCTGTCTGTGAACGGTCAATCACTGGTGGTTCAAGTAACAGCCAGCGCGTATGACAAGTGTGTCCGCTGCTGGCATCATCGCAAGGATGTGGGGCAAAACGCCGAACACCCGGAACTGTGCGGGCGCTGTGTGGAGAATGCGTTTGGGATCGGAGAGGACAGGAGGTTTGCTTGA
- the murJ gene encoding murein biosynthesis integral membrane protein MurJ: protein MSKALLKSTGVVSAMTSLSRVTGFIRDMIYAQLFGAGAGTDAFFVAFRIPNFLRRLFAEGAFSQAFVPVFSEYQTQRSPEELRELLDQVAGTLGAILMFITAIGVLAAPVLILIFAPGFTDDADKYELTVEMLRITFPYLLFISLTALAGGVLNSCGRFAIPAVTPVLLNLTMIAAALWLAPLMEQPVMGLAWGVFIAGIIQLGFQVPFLRQVKLLPLPRWGWAAQGVQQVLKLMLPAVFGSSVAQVNLLIDTLLASFLVSGSVSWLYYSDRLVEFPLGIFGVALGTVILPRLSRQHANAAQGDFSRTLDWALRWALLIGVPATVALILLAGPILSALFQYGEFDARDVEMSARSLMAFALGLVAFMLIKVLAPGFYARQDTRSPVKYGVIAMGANTAMVLILIWPLAHAGLALATSLAAFLNAGLLFFNLRRRDIYQPQPGWMRYSLQLTLANLAMGVVLWWGTGDLESWIQASAHERLWRLAGLIAAGGGSFLLTALAAGIRPRDLLHG from the coding sequence ATGAGCAAGGCTCTTCTCAAATCCACCGGCGTGGTCAGCGCCATGACGTCATTGTCGCGCGTCACCGGCTTTATCCGCGACATGATTTACGCGCAATTGTTCGGCGCTGGCGCCGGCACCGATGCCTTTTTCGTGGCCTTCCGCATTCCGAACTTCCTGCGTCGCCTGTTTGCTGAGGGAGCGTTCTCCCAAGCCTTCGTACCTGTGTTTTCGGAATATCAGACGCAACGCTCGCCAGAAGAACTGCGGGAACTGCTCGATCAGGTCGCCGGCACCCTCGGCGCGATCCTGATGTTCATCACCGCGATAGGCGTCCTGGCTGCGCCGGTGTTGATCCTGATTTTTGCGCCAGGCTTCACCGATGACGCTGACAAATACGAACTGACGGTAGAAATGCTGCGCATTACTTTTCCCTATCTGCTGTTCATTTCGCTGACCGCCCTGGCTGGCGGGGTGCTGAACAGTTGCGGGCGTTTTGCCATTCCCGCTGTGACGCCGGTGTTGCTGAACCTGACAATGATCGCCGCCGCTCTGTGGCTGGCGCCGCTGATGGAGCAGCCGGTAATGGGATTGGCCTGGGGGGTGTTCATTGCCGGAATCATTCAACTGGGTTTCCAAGTTCCGTTTCTACGCCAGGTTAAATTGTTGCCCCTTCCGCGCTGGGGGTGGGCGGCGCAAGGTGTGCAACAGGTGCTGAAATTAATGCTACCTGCCGTATTCGGTTCGTCGGTCGCTCAGGTCAACCTATTGATCGACACCCTGCTGGCCTCGTTTCTGGTGTCCGGTAGCGTCAGTTGGCTGTATTACTCCGATCGGCTGGTGGAATTTCCACTCGGTATTTTCGGAGTTGCGCTCGGCACGGTGATTTTGCCCCGGTTATCCCGGCAACATGCGAATGCCGCTCAGGGGGATTTCTCCCGCACTCTGGACTGGGCGCTGCGTTGGGCGCTACTGATTGGCGTACCGGCTACCGTGGCGCTGATCCTGCTGGCCGGCCCCATACTGTCTGCGCTGTTCCAGTATGGCGAATTCGATGCGCGTGATGTCGAGATGTCGGCCCGCAGCCTGATGGCGTTCGCCCTCGGTCTGGTGGCTTTCATGCTGATCAAGGTGCTGGCACCCGGTTTCTACGCCCGTCAGGATACCCGCAGTCCGGTCAAGTACGGTGTGATCGCTATGGGTGCCAACACGGCCATGGTGCTGATCCTGATCTGGCCATTGGCGCACGCCGGTCTGGCGCTGGCGACATCGCTGGCGGCGTTTCTCAACGCTGGGTTGCTATTTTTTAACCTGCGCCGGCGGGACATTTATCAGCCGCAACCGGGCTGGATGCGGTATTCGCTGCAATTGACGCTGGCCAATCTGGCGATGGGTGTGGTGTTGTGGTGGGGAACCGGCGATCTGGAAAGCTGGATTCAGGCCAGCGCCCACGAGCGGTTATGGCGTCTCGCCGGACTCATCGCGGCTGGCGGGGGAAGTTTCCTGCTGACGGCGCTGGCGGCAGGGATACGTCCCAGAGATTTGTTGCATGGGTAA
- a CDS encoding F0F1 ATP synthase subunit beta: MSVNTLRLTPTPSASELHGAITAVRGSVVDARFPGHLPALRQQLRAGREGLVIIEVSAHLATDTVRGIALTPTQGLARGDPVRDCGSPLTVPVGAELLGRMINVFGQTIDEGPALAGAERRSIHQPPIPLAHRRVGLEMFETGVKVIDLLCPLERGGKTGLFGGAGVGKTVIITELIHNMVGRYQGVSLFCGIGERCREAEELHREMRDAGVLSNAVLVFGQMDEPPGARFRVGHAALTIAEYFRDVARRDVLLLIDNIFRFIQAGSEVSGLMGRIPSRVGYQSTLGTELAELEERICNAAGGSITSVQAVYVPADDFTDPAAAHTFAHLSASLVLSRKRASQGFYPAVDPLASDSKLLTPVLVGERHYRIAQAVRRTLAEYEELKDLIAMLGLEELSLNDRRTVNRARRLERYLTQPFFTTGHFTGRSGKSVPLPCVLDDCESILNDDCANWPEAALYMIGDLSEARR, from the coding sequence ATGTCCGTGAACACCCTGCGCTTGACGCCGACTCCAAGCGCGTCTGAGCTGCATGGCGCGATCACTGCGGTGCGCGGCAGCGTGGTCGATGCGCGATTCCCCGGCCACTTGCCGGCCCTGCGCCAGCAGCTGCGCGCCGGGCGTGAGGGTTTGGTGATCATTGAAGTCAGCGCCCATCTGGCTACCGACACGGTGCGCGGCATCGCCCTGACGCCTACGCAAGGTCTGGCGCGCGGCGATCCGGTGCGCGACTGCGGCAGCCCACTGACCGTGCCGGTCGGAGCGGAATTATTGGGGCGAATGATTAATGTGTTCGGTCAAACCATTGACGAGGGTCCAGCGCTGGCTGGAGCGGAACGACGCTCGATTCACCAGCCGCCCATCCCGCTGGCGCACCGCCGAGTCGGTTTGGAAATGTTCGAGACCGGCGTCAAGGTCATTGATTTGCTATGCCCGCTGGAACGCGGCGGCAAGACTGGCCTGTTCGGCGGCGCTGGCGTCGGCAAGACGGTGATTATCACCGAACTGATCCATAACATGGTGGGACGCTACCAGGGCGTCAGCTTATTCTGCGGCATTGGCGAGCGTTGCCGCGAAGCGGAGGAGTTGCACCGGGAAATGCGCGATGCCGGTGTGCTATCCAACGCCGTGCTGGTGTTTGGTCAAATGGACGAGCCGCCGGGCGCGCGTTTTCGCGTGGGTCACGCCGCATTGACCATCGCCGAGTACTTCCGCGATGTCGCCCGCCGTGATGTATTGTTGTTGATCGATAATATTTTCCGGTTTATCCAGGCCGGTTCAGAAGTGTCAGGATTAATGGGCCGGATTCCGTCGCGTGTCGGTTATCAATCGACCCTAGGCACGGAACTGGCAGAGCTGGAGGAGCGGATTTGCAACGCAGCGGGCGGGTCGATCACTTCGGTGCAGGCGGTTTACGTGCCTGCCGACGATTTCACCGATCCGGCGGCGGCGCACACCTTTGCCCATTTATCCGCCTCCCTGGTGTTGTCGCGCAAGCGGGCCAGTCAGGGTTTCTACCCTGCGGTGGACCCCTTGGCTTCCGATTCCAAACTACTGACGCCAGTGCTGGTGGGCGAACGGCACTACCGGATTGCCCAGGCGGTGCGCCGGACTCTGGCGGAGTATGAGGAACTCAAGGACTTGATCGCCATGCTAGGGTTGGAAGAACTGTCACTGAACGACCGGCGCACGGTCAATCGCGCCCGGCGTCTGGAACGTTATCTGACCCAACCGTTTTTCACCACCGGGCATTTCACCGGTCGTTCCGGGAAGAGCGTACCCTTGCCGTGCGTGCTGGACGATTGCGAGTCCATCCTTAATGACGACTGCGCGAACTGGCCGGAAGCGGCGCTGTACATGATCGGCGATCTGAGCGAAGCGCGGCGCTGA
- the mdoH gene encoding glucans biosynthesis glucosyltransferase MdoH, protein MAQSLRPVVTGHTLRRFIFFLLVILTSLIALGLLISVFQTDGFSPMELLLLFLYTILFAWICISFWTAFMGFWVILFGRDCWAISRQPPDIPSHFTASPPRTAILMPIYNEDSERVFAGLRAIHQSLEDIGQLDGFDFFILSDTRDPEVWVEEELRWRDMVQALDGKGRIFYRNRPENTSRKSGNLEDFCTRWGGQYRYMIVLDADSIMQGRTLTEMVRLMELHPCVALIQTPPVPINRESLFARILQFASSLYGRMFTAGLNYWQLGESNYWGHNAIIRIQPFLDHCGLPKLPGREPFGGEILSHDFVEAALLRRAGWEVWLAYDLEGSYEEIPPTLIDYAKRDRRWCQGNLQHLRLAFARGFNFLSRLHFLMGVMSYAASPLWLLFLVATGIEAFIQTQQDPVYFFGENWMPVWPVSFAVEMTTVLLVTLTMLFLPKLLALLLLLKEKRLRCAYGGILKASLSVALETVFSVLTAPVLMLFQTKFVLAILMRRAVGWPPQQRGDHQTGLVEAALAHGGHTLMGIVAGALSYFYVPAFFWWFTPVLLGLVLSIPVSMLSSSMTLGRQARVMGLFLTPEETDPPAVLHHLTDDLQESETVLPALRDKTASRFLQALIDPYVNTLHRSLLPEREPPGKRRRHYLEGLIHQLEEEGIDSLSPAQKRELIADPEILLRLHALFWTRPLT, encoded by the coding sequence ATGGCGCAATCTCTCCGACCCGTAGTAACCGGACATACCCTACGACGGTTCATTTTTTTTCTGCTGGTCATTTTGACATCGCTGATCGCGCTGGGTCTGTTAATCAGCGTGTTTCAAACCGACGGCTTCAGCCCGATGGAATTGCTGTTGCTGTTCCTGTACACGATCCTGTTTGCCTGGATCTGTATCTCTTTCTGGACCGCTTTCATGGGTTTCTGGGTGATTCTGTTCGGGCGCGACTGCTGGGCGATTTCCCGCCAACCACCGGATATCCCTTCTCACTTCACTGCATCGCCGCCGCGCACCGCCATTTTGATGCCCATTTATAACGAGGATTCGGAACGGGTATTTGCCGGGCTGCGCGCCATCCACCAGTCGCTGGAAGACATCGGTCAACTTGACGGTTTTGACTTCTTCATCCTCAGTGACACCCGCGATCCAGAGGTCTGGGTTGAGGAAGAACTGCGCTGGCGGGACATGGTGCAGGCGCTGGATGGCAAGGGCCGCATTTTCTATCGCAACCGACCGGAGAACACCAGCCGCAAGAGCGGCAACCTGGAGGATTTCTGTACGCGCTGGGGCGGGCAGTATCGCTATATGATCGTACTGGACGCCGACAGCATTATGCAGGGCCGAACTCTGACGGAGATGGTGCGGTTGATGGAATTGCATCCGTGCGTGGCGCTGATTCAGACCCCGCCGGTCCCGATCAATCGCGAGTCGCTGTTTGCCCGGATTTTACAATTCGCCAGCAGTCTTTATGGGCGCATGTTCACCGCCGGCCTGAATTACTGGCAACTCGGTGAGAGTAACTATTGGGGCCATAACGCGATCATTCGCATCCAGCCCTTTCTGGACCATTGCGGCCTGCCCAAACTACCGGGCCGCGAACCGTTCGGCGGCGAAATTCTCAGCCATGACTTCGTGGAAGCAGCGCTATTGCGCCGGGCAGGCTGGGAAGTGTGGCTGGCCTATGACCTGGAGGGCAGCTACGAGGAAATCCCACCAACGTTGATCGACTACGCCAAGCGCGACCGGCGCTGGTGTCAAGGCAATCTTCAGCATTTGCGACTAGCGTTCGCCCGTGGTTTCAATTTCCTGAGCCGGCTGCATTTCCTGATGGGCGTGATGTCCTATGCCGCCTCCCCACTGTGGCTACTGTTTCTGGTCGCGACCGGCATCGAAGCGTTCATTCAGACTCAGCAGGACCCCGTGTATTTCTTTGGGGAAAATTGGATGCCGGTATGGCCGGTATCGTTCGCGGTGGAGATGACCACGGTGCTGCTGGTCACCCTGACCATGCTGTTTCTGCCGAAACTGCTGGCCTTGCTCCTACTGCTCAAGGAGAAGCGACTGCGCTGCGCCTATGGCGGTATACTCAAGGCATCGCTGAGCGTGGCTCTGGAAACAGTGTTTTCGGTGTTGACCGCGCCGGTGCTAATGCTGTTTCAGACCAAGTTCGTGCTGGCGATTCTCATGCGGCGGGCGGTGGGTTGGCCGCCCCAGCAACGCGGCGATCATCAGACCGGCTTGGTGGAAGCGGCCCTGGCCCATGGAGGCCATACTCTGATGGGTATCGTGGCGGGAGCCCTAAGCTATTTTTACGTCCCGGCGTTTTTCTGGTGGTTTACGCCGGTACTACTGGGACTGGTATTGTCGATACCGGTATCGATGTTGTCCAGCAGCATGACCCTGGGTCGCCAGGCGCGCGTGATGGGCCTGTTTCTCACTCCGGAAGAGACCGATCCGCCGGCAGTGTTGCACCATTTGACGGATGACCTGCAAGAAAGCGAAACGGTATTGCCAGCGCTGCGAGATAAAACCGCCAGCCGCTTCCTGCAAGCGCTGATCGATCCGTATGTGAATACTCTGCATCGATCGCTGTTGCCGGAACGCGAACCGCCTGGCAAACGCCGCCGACACTATCTGGAAGGATTAATTCATCAGTTGGAAGAAGAAGGAATCGACAGTTTGAGTCCAGCCCAGAAGCGTGAGTTGATCGCCGATCCCGAAATCCTGCTGCGGTTGCATGCCCTGTTCTGGACACGGCCATTGACTTAA
- the ribF gene encoding bifunctional riboflavin kinase/FAD synthetase, translating to MEFIRGQHNLRPRHHGCVATIGNFDGVHLGHQAILAQLAELAGRLRLPRLVITFEPQPQEFFAGPAAPPARLMRLREKLLALEGLGIERVLCLAFDQRLAAMPAETFIEDLLVARLGVRHLVIGDDFRFGYRRAGDFAMLVSAGQQHGFEVVDNNSYMVDGERVSSTRVRQALGWGDLELAAQLLGRPYDMCGRVAHGDRRGRTLGFPTANIYLHRRATPVYGVYAVVMSGPGLKLWPGVANVGRRPTVQGVREQLEVHLLDFQGDLYGKHVKVDFLHYLRPEQRFASLDALRQQIQQDEQEARNWFAARGILQAPSSPSTPLPPGERGANSSSPTSLPSREKGVHPSSSAALPQGKRSA from the coding sequence ATGGAATTCATCCGTGGTCAACACAATCTTCGTCCTCGACATCATGGCTGCGTGGCCACGATCGGTAATTTTGATGGGGTACACTTGGGGCATCAGGCGATCCTGGCCCAACTCGCCGAGCTAGCCGGGCGGTTGCGCTTGCCCCGGCTGGTGATTACCTTTGAACCACAACCCCAGGAATTTTTTGCAGGGCCTGCGGCGCCGCCCGCCCGGCTGATGCGGCTGCGCGAGAAATTGCTGGCCCTGGAGGGACTGGGTATCGAGCGCGTGCTGTGCCTGGCCTTCGACCAGCGGTTAGCGGCGATGCCAGCGGAGACATTTATCGAGGATCTGCTGGTGGCCCGGCTGGGCGTTCGTCATCTCGTAATTGGCGATGATTTCCGGTTCGGCTACCGCCGCGCTGGCGATTTCGCCATGCTGGTCAGCGCCGGTCAACAACACGGTTTCGAGGTCGTCGATAATAACAGCTATATGGTCGACGGCGAGCGGGTCAGCAGCACCCGAGTCCGGCAAGCGCTGGGGTGGGGTGATCTGGAACTGGCGGCGCAACTGCTGGGCCGGCCCTATGACATGTGCGGACGGGTGGCGCATGGCGACCGGCGGGGGCGCACCCTGGGTTTTCCAACCGCCAACATCTATCTGCACCGCCGGGCGACGCCGGTTTATGGCGTTTATGCCGTGGTCATGAGCGGGCCGGGCCTGAAGCTCTGGCCGGGCGTCGCCAACGTGGGCCGTCGTCCCACTGTGCAAGGCGTTCGCGAGCAACTGGAAGTTCATCTGCTGGATTTCCAGGGAGACCTCTACGGTAAGCATGTCAAAGTCGATTTCCTGCACTATTTGCGCCCTGAGCAACGCTTCGCCTCCCTGGACGCGCTGCGCCAGCAAATCCAGCAGGACGAGCAGGAGGCCCGCAACTGGTTTGCGGCGCGCGGGATTCTACAGGCTCCCTCCTCACCCTCAACCCCTCTTCCACCTGGGGAGAGAGGGGCAAATTCCTCATCCCCAACCTCTCTTCCATCCAGGGAGAAGGGGGTTCATCCTTCATCTTCCGCTGCTCTCCCGCAAGGAAAGAGGAGCGCCTGA
- a CDS encoding ABC transporter substrate-binding protein codes for MDKLIDALGVRHAPAKTPARIVSLVPSITELLFALGLEEQIVGRTHYCIHPQPAVAAIPSVGGTKKLKYARLRALQPTHVILNIDENPRELAERLIADGFQVIVTHPLAPEDNPPLYRLLGRLFHRKAEAERLAADFERALAALRQEEWPVQKVLYLIWRKPWIGVSRETYIARMLALVSWETLPAESAARYPELELDRFLLDAADLILFSSEPYRFEAADLERFAHEHDCPLEKLRLIDGEMTSWYGNRAIEGLAYLGRFARTACNPGWVTQKTDHP; via the coding sequence TTGGATAAGCTGATCGACGCCCTGGGCGTTCGCCATGCGCCTGCGAAAACGCCCGCCCGCATTGTATCCCTGGTGCCCAGCATCACTGAATTGCTATTCGCGCTGGGATTGGAAGAACAGATCGTGGGCCGCACCCATTATTGCATTCATCCCCAGCCGGCGGTCGCTGCCATTCCCAGCGTTGGCGGGACGAAAAAGCTCAAATATGCGCGATTACGAGCGCTGCAACCCACGCACGTTATCCTCAACATCGACGAGAATCCCCGGGAACTGGCGGAGCGACTGATAGCCGATGGTTTTCAGGTCATTGTCACCCATCCGCTGGCCCCGGAGGATAATCCGCCGCTCTACCGCTTGTTGGGCAGGCTTTTTCATCGTAAAGCAGAGGCAGAGCGCCTGGCGGCGGATTTTGAACGGGCGCTGGCTGCGTTGCGTCAGGAAGAGTGGCCCGTGCAGAAGGTCTTGTATCTGATCTGGCGAAAACCGTGGATAGGCGTCAGTCGCGAGACCTACATTGCCCGGATGCTGGCGCTAGTCAGTTGGGAGACGCTGCCGGCAGAGTCGGCGGCCCGCTATCCAGAGCTGGAACTGGATCGCTTCCTGCTGGATGCTGCTGATCTGATCCTGTTCAGCAGCGAACCGTATCGCTTCGAGGCGGCTGATTTGGAACGCTTCGCCCATGAGCACGACTGCCCGTTGGAGAAATTACGACTGATCGACGGAGAAATGACCTCGTGGTATGGCAACCGGGCCATCGAGGGACTGGCTTACCTGGGACGTTTCGCCAGGACGGCGTGCAATCCTGGTTGGGTTACCCAAAAAACAGATCACCCGTAG
- the rpsT gene encoding 30S ribosomal protein S20 codes for MANTAQAKKRVRQAEKHRQHNASMKSMLRTYIKRVIKAIGSGDQAKAESEYQIAVPIIDRMARKGLIHPNKAARHKSRLIHHIRAMAA; via the coding sequence TTGGCCAATACAGCCCAAGCAAAGAAACGCGTCCGCCAGGCGGAGAAGCATCGTCAGCACAACGCCAGCATGAAGTCCATGCTGCGCACCTATATCAAGCGGGTGATCAAAGCGATCGGCTCCGGCGACCAGGCGAAAGCTGAGTCGGAATACCAAATCGCCGTGCCGATCATCGATCGTATGGCTCGCAAGGGTTTAATCCACCCCAACAAAGCCGCCCGCCACAAGAGCCGCCTGATCCATCATATTCGCGCTATGGCGGCCTGA
- a CDS encoding F0F1 ATP synthase subunit epsilon, protein MRLKVLTPTQTLVDEPVIRVHAEGLEGSFCLLPRHRDWVAALQPGIVSFTTTEGRERFLAVDQGVLTKRGAEVLIAVRRAVREDDLDRLRQVVDNEFRRLDEQEKIARSTLARLEAGMMRRFLELGAGDSRREGR, encoded by the coding sequence ATGCGACTGAAAGTGCTGACCCCGACGCAGACCCTGGTGGATGAGCCAGTGATTCGGGTTCACGCCGAAGGTCTGGAAGGTTCCTTCTGTCTGTTGCCGCGCCACCGCGATTGGGTGGCGGCGCTGCAACCGGGCATCGTCAGTTTCACCACGACCGAGGGTCGGGAGCGGTTTCTGGCGGTCGATCAGGGAGTGCTGACCAAGCGCGGCGCTGAAGTGTTGATTGCGGTGCGCCGGGCGGTGCGGGAGGATGATCTGGACCGGCTGCGACAGGTAGTGGACAACGAGTTTCGCCGACTGGATGAACAGGAAAAAATTGCGCGTAGTACGCTGGCGCGGCTGGAAGCGGGCATGATGCGGCGGTTTCTGGAATTAGGCGCGGGGGATTCCCGCAGAGAAGGTAGATGA